A genomic segment from Nitrospira sp. encodes:
- a CDS encoding Sulfur carrier protein FdhD, which yields MAAKGSNTPRPAAGPRSKSPSVSVPTRPVEITGVTEWQEGKASRFEDYLVGEEPLEIRIGTKPISVTMRTPGQDLELAAGFLLSKGVIKGGEQIAGLGQVALRGRKRNVVRVDLVRGVTVKQALLQRNFIVSSSCGLCGKTSIDAIRVRGIARPNPDLRVSPNVLCLLPDALRSAQPLFGRTGGLHAAGLFDACGKLIALREDVGRHNAVDKLIGWALLERRLPLKESILLVSGRGSFEIVQKALVAGVPLVACVSAASGLAAQLAWEFNLTLVGFLRGKRFVVYTGEERVGLP from the coding sequence ATGGCTGCGAAAGGTTCGAACACACCTCGTCCGGCCGCCGGTCCGAGGAGTAAATCCCCTTCGGTATCCGTCCCCACTCGTCCCGTGGAAATCACCGGCGTGACGGAGTGGCAGGAAGGGAAGGCTTCGCGGTTCGAGGACTACCTGGTCGGCGAAGAACCGCTGGAGATTCGTATCGGCACCAAGCCGATCAGCGTGACGATGCGTACGCCGGGACAGGACCTCGAATTGGCCGCGGGGTTTCTCCTGAGCAAAGGCGTGATCAAGGGGGGTGAACAGATCGCCGGCCTGGGACAGGTGGCTCTGCGGGGGCGCAAGCGCAACGTCGTCCGGGTGGATCTCGTTCGTGGCGTGACGGTCAAGCAGGCCCTGCTGCAGCGCAATTTCATCGTGTCGTCGAGTTGCGGGCTCTGCGGCAAGACCTCGATCGATGCGATACGGGTACGGGGCATCGCTCGCCCCAATCCGGATCTGCGCGTTTCGCCGAACGTCCTCTGCCTTCTCCCTGACGCTCTGCGATCCGCTCAACCCCTGTTCGGCCGAACCGGCGGGCTCCACGCAGCCGGTCTGTTCGACGCCTGCGGGAAGCTGATTGCGCTGCGAGAGGACGTGGGACGACACAATGCCGTGGATAAGCTGATCGGCTGGGCCCTGCTGGAGCGACGCCTTCCACTGAAGGAATCGATCTTGCTCGTGAGCGGCCGTGGCAGTTTTGAAATTGTCCAGAAGGCCCTGGTCGCCGGCGTGCCTCTCGTGGCCTGCGTCTCGGCTGCCTCCGGCCTCGCTGCCCAGCTCGCCTGGGAATTCAACCTGACACTGGTCGGCTTCCTCCGAGGCAAACGGTTTGTGGTGTATACGGGGGAAGAGCGCGTAGGGCTGCCGTAA
- a CDS encoding 2'-5' RNA ligase, translated as MIRAFLAVELPSDLRERLAAMQQDLKRRLERASDRQVRISWVRPASLHLTFKFLGDVREETIQPLQARIEQVVTDHRTIRIPLERLGTFPRPQQPRVLWVGPYESWDQGEDAQGLAALYCAIEACCQAVGFATEGRPLSPHLTLARIKEGEKQVGLALAQSAVMDRPLSIGSFPIGAIALMRSELRPTGSVYTKLWEVRFSGK; from the coding sequence ATGATCCGGGCGTTTCTTGCCGTTGAGCTACCGTCGGATTTGCGCGAGAGGCTTGCAGCGATGCAACAGGACTTGAAGCGGCGGCTCGAACGGGCAAGCGACCGGCAGGTTCGCATCAGTTGGGTGCGACCGGCTTCCCTCCACCTCACGTTCAAGTTCCTCGGCGACGTGCGTGAAGAAACGATCCAGCCGCTCCAGGCAAGGATCGAGCAGGTTGTAACGGATCATCGGACGATCCGGATTCCCCTCGAACGGCTCGGAACATTCCCCCGCCCTCAACAGCCGAGAGTATTATGGGTCGGGCCGTATGAAAGTTGGGACCAGGGCGAAGATGCACAAGGCCTGGCGGCGCTATATTGCGCCATTGAAGCCTGCTGCCAAGCGGTGGGGTTTGCGACGGAAGGACGGCCGCTCAGTCCGCATTTGACCCTTGCGCGGATCAAGGAAGGGGAGAAACAGGTCGGGCTGGCCCTCGCCCAAAGCGCGGTGATGGATCGACCACTCTCGATCGGTTCCTTCCCTATCGGAGCGATTGCCTTGATGAGGAGCGAGCTGCGACCGACCGGCTCGGTCTATACGAAATTGTGGGAGGTGCGGTTCAGCGGAAAATGA
- a CDS encoding ADP-ribose pyrophosphatase/ Nicotinamide-nucleotide amidase, translating into MQAVLTHRSLRKGSILMNKTNTWTAETIAVGSELLLGGRLDTNSLFIADRLASCGVELRYKTTVGDDLSDIVAALKSAARRVAVVILTGGLGPTVDDLTREAVAHATGHRLTRRKTALDEMTARLASWGRKPNRSQFRQAKIPAGADILSNPVGTAPGFVLIWKGRFLAAVPGVPREMEPMVTEGVLPRLQHWMDSKKAPGVVPMVRRVLHTSGIPESLVDEKLTGLIPKGSPIQLGIYASPMEIMVSLTGPAAPTQQGVVSIETLFEEARERLSDVLYGEEDETMESVVGRLLNERKFILAVAESCTGGLIGHRLTQVAGSSTYLDRVAVTYSNRAKVQMLGVPPDVIDRHGAVSAETAAAMARGVRERSGANVGLSVTGIAGPGGATETKPVGLVYVGLDGGPNDAFTKEFRFHGGDRTVIKQRSSQAALDLLRRWLIRKGR; encoded by the coding sequence GTGCAGGCGGTCCTGACCCACCGTTCCCTTCGCAAGGGTTCGATCCTGATGAACAAGACGAACACCTGGACCGCCGAAACCATCGCCGTTGGGTCGGAACTGTTGCTCGGCGGAAGGCTCGACACCAATTCGCTCTTTATCGCCGACCGGCTCGCCTCCTGCGGGGTCGAACTCCGGTACAAGACCACGGTCGGCGACGATCTGTCAGACATCGTCGCAGCGTTGAAGTCGGCGGCGCGACGGGTTGCGGTGGTGATCCTGACAGGTGGGCTGGGACCGACCGTCGATGACCTTACAAGGGAGGCGGTGGCGCACGCGACCGGCCACCGATTGACCCGGCGCAAGACGGCATTGGACGAGATGACCGCCCGCCTGGCTTCCTGGGGGCGCAAGCCGAACCGGTCGCAGTTTCGACAGGCCAAGATTCCCGCCGGCGCCGACATCCTTTCCAATCCGGTCGGGACCGCGCCGGGGTTTGTGCTTATTTGGAAGGGGAGATTCCTCGCGGCGGTGCCGGGAGTGCCGCGAGAAATGGAACCGATGGTGACGGAGGGTGTGCTGCCGCGATTGCAGCATTGGATGGATAGCAAAAAGGCGCCCGGCGTGGTTCCAATGGTCCGGCGGGTGCTCCACACGTCCGGTATACCGGAATCGCTGGTGGACGAGAAACTGACCGGGCTCATTCCGAAAGGCAGTCCGATCCAGCTCGGCATCTATGCCTCACCGATGGAGATCATGGTGTCGTTGACCGGACCGGCGGCGCCGACACAGCAAGGGGTTGTCTCCATCGAGACATTGTTCGAGGAAGCTCGGGAACGGCTCAGCGACGTTCTCTATGGAGAGGAAGACGAGACGATGGAATCGGTGGTCGGCCGATTGCTGAACGAACGGAAGTTTATCCTGGCGGTGGCGGAATCCTGTACCGGCGGGTTGATCGGTCATCGGCTCACACAGGTGGCAGGATCTTCGACCTATCTGGATCGGGTCGCCGTCACTTACAGCAACCGCGCGAAAGTGCAGATGCTCGGTGTACCACCGGATGTGATCGACCGCCATGGGGCAGTCAGTGCCGAAACGGCTGCCGCGATGGCACGAGGCGTGCGTGAGCGAAGCGGCGCCAACGTCGGTCTCAGCGTGACCGGCATCGCCGGGCCGGGAGGGGCCACCGAAACGAAACCGGTCGGCCTGGTCTATGTGGGGTTGGACGGAGGGCCGAACGATGCGTTCACGAAGGAGTTCCGTTTTCACGGCGGCGACCGCACCGTCATCAAACAGCGCTCCTCACAGGCCGCGCTTGACCTGTTGCGCCGTTGGCTGATCCGGAAGGGCCGGTAA
- a CDS encoding Coproheme decarboxylase HemQ (no EC), protein MASPEQPPRRQFVNFTFYKIDPAWRRLSEDERTRGKQEFLRAVEEYQGKVLVIAYTTVGIRGDCDLMLWRISYELELFQEMSTKILASGLGKYLSNPYSYLAMTKRSIYVDNHTHENQESKRLTVVPGKAKYIFVYPFVKTREWFLLTKAARQGMMDEHIEVGHRFPSVKLNTTYSFGLDDQEWVVAFESDKPEDFLDLVMALRETEGSRYTLRDTPIFTCIRKSLKETLDTLGG, encoded by the coding sequence ATGGCCAGCCCCGAACAACCACCCCGCCGTCAATTCGTCAATTTCACCTTCTATAAGATCGATCCGGCCTGGCGTCGGCTTTCCGAGGATGAACGTACCCGTGGAAAGCAGGAGTTTCTCCGCGCCGTGGAAGAGTACCAGGGCAAAGTCCTGGTGATCGCCTACACGACGGTCGGTATCCGGGGCGACTGCGACTTGATGTTGTGGCGGATCAGTTATGAACTCGAATTGTTCCAAGAAATGAGTACGAAGATTTTGGCCTCCGGCTTGGGCAAATACCTGAGCAACCCCTACTCCTACCTGGCCATGACCAAACGTTCGATCTATGTCGATAACCACACGCATGAGAACCAGGAAAGTAAGCGGCTGACCGTGGTTCCCGGCAAGGCCAAGTACATCTTCGTCTATCCCTTCGTAAAGACCCGTGAGTGGTTCCTGCTCACGAAGGCCGCGAGACAGGGCATGATGGACGAACACATCGAGGTCGGCCATCGCTTTCCGTCGGTCAAGCTCAACACGACCTATTCGTTCGGGCTCGACGACCAGGAATGGGTGGTTGCGTTCGAGAGCGACAAGCCGGAAGACTTTCTAGACCTCGTCATGGCGCTGCGGGAAACCGAGGGCAGCCGCTACACCTTGCGCGATACCCCGATCTTCACCTGCATCCGCAAGAGTCTGAAGGAAACACTGGATACTCTGGGAGGTTGA
- a CDS encoding Two-component system response regulator protein, translating into MAKPKIVIVEEDESIVATLKSAIEDGYEILRADPTHKVLDLIQEEEPLVILLGLEPSSNPASKDGVSVLHELRQAGCPVKVVVYTEESERKIAVQAVREGAFDVLSKPLDLNLLKSVVRRAVWLAELEREGLDEASRGGREEFDGMLGTSPGIRRIFDAIRKVATTDVPIFITGERGTGKELTAKAIHQRGERRQAPFISLNCGAIPEGLLEAELFGEERHGSAGGVVLKTGKIERAESGTLFLDEVNELPSALQAKLSRCLQDRTFERIGGQQPIEMNVRIITAGTVSLKEAVEKGTFRKDLYAQLGTVHINVPPLRERGDDVLLMAMAFLRQAETHGKTQMHGFTREALEAMRAYAWPDNVRELSGKIGRAVVMAEGRHVTPVDLGIPQQAERGGEESISLKVNQQRIETDLILKAFTLSQGNLSRAAHELGISRSTLYRRLRQYGMERTLDARRTLGVPQRAWTSDH; encoded by the coding sequence GTGGCAAAACCAAAGATAGTGATCGTTGAAGAGGATGAATCGATCGTGGCGACGTTGAAGTCGGCGATCGAAGATGGATACGAGATCCTTCGGGCCGACCCGACTCACAAGGTACTGGATTTGATTCAAGAAGAGGAACCGCTCGTCATCCTCCTGGGTTTGGAACCGTCGTCCAACCCTGCTTCCAAAGATGGTGTGTCGGTCCTGCACGAATTGAGGCAGGCCGGTTGCCCCGTGAAGGTCGTCGTCTATACGGAGGAATCGGAACGGAAGATCGCTGTACAGGCCGTTCGGGAGGGCGCATTCGACGTGCTGTCCAAGCCTCTCGACCTGAATCTCTTGAAGAGTGTTGTGCGGCGCGCCGTCTGGCTGGCGGAACTTGAACGGGAAGGCCTTGACGAAGCGTCGCGAGGAGGCCGTGAAGAGTTCGACGGCATGCTCGGCACCAGCCCCGGTATCCGTCGCATTTTCGATGCGATTCGAAAGGTCGCCACCACGGATGTGCCGATCTTTATCACCGGAGAACGCGGAACGGGCAAGGAACTGACGGCGAAAGCGATTCATCAACGGGGGGAACGAAGGCAGGCGCCGTTCATTTCCCTCAACTGCGGAGCGATTCCGGAGGGTCTGTTGGAGGCGGAACTGTTCGGAGAAGAACGGCATGGGTCTGCGGGAGGCGTCGTCCTGAAAACAGGCAAGATCGAACGGGCCGAGAGCGGGACCTTGTTCCTTGATGAGGTCAACGAGCTTCCTTCTGCCTTGCAGGCCAAGTTGTCGCGGTGCTTGCAAGATCGGACCTTTGAACGGATCGGCGGGCAACAGCCGATCGAGATGAATGTCCGCATCATCACGGCCGGCACGGTGAGTCTCAAAGAAGCGGTTGAGAAAGGGACGTTTCGGAAAGATCTCTATGCGCAGTTGGGGACGGTGCACATCAATGTGCCTCCGTTGCGGGAACGCGGTGACGATGTGTTGTTGATGGCGATGGCATTCCTGCGGCAGGCTGAGACTCACGGCAAGACGCAGATGCATGGTTTCACGCGCGAGGCTCTGGAGGCGATGCGTGCCTATGCCTGGCCGGACAATGTGCGTGAACTGTCCGGGAAGATCGGGCGCGCGGTCGTGATGGCGGAGGGAAGGCATGTCACGCCGGTGGATTTGGGGATTCCCCAGCAGGCCGAGCGAGGGGGGGAGGAATCGATTTCTCTCAAGGTCAACCAGCAGCGGATCGAGACGGACCTGATCCTGAAGGCGTTCACGCTGTCCCAGGGAAACTTGAGTCGCGCTGCGCACGAGTTGGGCATCAGCCGATCGACGCTGTATCGGCGGCTGAGGCAATATGGAATGGAACGCACCCTCGACGCGCGGCGGACCCTCGGTGTGCCCCAACGGGCCTGGACGTCGGACCATTGA
- a CDS encoding Two-component transcriptional response regulator, LuxR family, whose product MRTTATVRILVVDDHPSFRRGVKDILEEGFEGACMAECGNAQEMLDLVREHRYDLVVMDISMPGRSGPEVLKELKQVAPELPVLILSMHPEDQYAIRMFKAGAAGYLTKASAPEELVHAAKKVMAGGQYVSASVGEALALTVRTGVDKLPHERLSDREYEVLCLIASGQTVSDIAESIHLSVTTISTYRARILDKMNLKNNAELTRYALQHGLVV is encoded by the coding sequence ATGCGAACAACAGCCACGGTGCGGATTCTCGTCGTCGATGATCACCCCTCCTTTCGCCGCGGGGTGAAGGATATTCTCGAGGAAGGGTTCGAAGGCGCCTGTATGGCGGAGTGCGGCAACGCCCAGGAGATGCTCGACCTCGTGCGCGAGCACCGGTACGACCTCGTGGTCATGGACATCAGCATGCCGGGAAGAAGCGGTCCGGAGGTGCTCAAGGAATTGAAACAAGTGGCGCCGGAGTTGCCCGTTCTGATTCTCAGCATGCACCCTGAGGATCAGTATGCCATCCGCATGTTCAAGGCGGGCGCGGCGGGGTATTTGACGAAGGCCAGCGCGCCGGAAGAGCTGGTCCATGCGGCGAAAAAAGTGATGGCCGGCGGGCAGTATGTCAGTGCGTCGGTCGGCGAAGCCCTGGCGCTTACGGTCAGGACCGGGGTTGACAAGTTGCCGCATGAACGATTGTCCGACCGAGAGTATGAAGTCCTCTGCCTGATCGCCTCGGGGCAGACGGTCAGTGACATTGCCGAGAGCATCCATCTCAGCGTCACGACGATCAGCACCTATCGCGCCAGGATTTTGGATAAGATGAATTTGAAGAACAATGCCGAGCTGACCCGCTACGCGCTACAACATGGGCTGGTCGTCTGA
- a CDS encoding diguanylate cyclase/phosphodiesterase (GGDEF & EAL domains) with PAS/PAC sensor(s): MYSLARFSLLEMTECSAVLRRLGEHATSLRDAASQTVNYLFATLGNPETEDRDCILVRCFITMPYCRLDQATQQLARNRLGGIVPHPDLKCFTLVATAGEQPDWNRVEQSHRYRVIPMVNADFVKQFPMFSQLLHQFGLSTLFEVAPQGEWLVDVEEKTYNVFYVPDAVGSPYVPVQGDFVLKYGVKSVLCFGGMLPSHDLFAVILFSRTAVPRRTATLCKSLALSMKASLLAFDESALSKTADEGRSVQRPVGVMPGQGVQRRYQSRVAAAEQLLRVYEDAVRTQSAGVVQAQQAFRERTDALERSERALHEQTRIVNSILRSMGDGVVVTDGEGRLVVANPAVESILGFSPGTVPPTEWPQSYEFFHADTVTPFQLHEWPVARALRGEKIDWLEVYVRASRDAPGRWISINARSIKDTDGVLVGTVAVFHDITWLKRAQDALFESEYRFRSLVEGARDIIFTLSTDSTLTSLNPAFETLTNWSRSQWIGEPLTALLHPDDAGFCQDVVQAILERGAPLTCSMQLSMKQGGYVTGEFVGTPQMRQGRVVGVLGIIRDVTERRRIEDALRVSEERLRSIVQSTKDAIVLINALMKVAFWNKGAEATFGYAAEEVIGQPVTMIIPERYHEQLEGHVQRARIFERTQMTSKTLELVGLRKEGSEFPLELSLTSWKGKSDLFFTIIMRDISERRSAEEELDRLHRHNQVVLNSAGEGIYGVDREGRLTFVNPAAAKMFGWEAEELIGQSLHALVHRADLHGVPSPEQSCPIVEAITGGEVREHVDGAFWRKDGTSFSVEYVSTPIRERGDIVGAVVVFKDTTDRKRAEEQLQDSLRRLRKLSRRMEGIREEERGRIARELHDELGVGLTCLKIDLSRLGGLLGERSAPRDRARIEEKIRGMKEQVDSTITSVQRLVAELRPGVLDDLGLVAAIEWQCRDFQRRTGITCHCTVSHEDLRIDPEHATAVFRICQEALTNVTRHAQATEVQVRLEDQGVGLLLQVSDNGRGIPQDRLADAKSFGLLGMHERAGLLGGDVRIDTREGAGCTITLRLPR; this comes from the coding sequence GTGTATAGTCTGGCTCGCTTTTCCCTATTGGAAATGACCGAATGTTCGGCCGTGCTGCGCCGATTGGGCGAGCACGCGACTTCGCTGCGGGACGCCGCCTCGCAAACGGTGAACTACCTGTTCGCTACCCTCGGCAACCCCGAGACAGAGGATCGGGACTGCATTCTGGTCCGCTGCTTTATCACCATGCCTTACTGCCGGTTGGACCAAGCGACTCAACAGTTGGCCCGCAATAGGCTGGGAGGCATCGTTCCGCACCCCGACCTCAAGTGTTTCACGCTCGTCGCCACGGCCGGTGAACAGCCGGACTGGAATCGGGTCGAACAGTCGCACCGTTACCGGGTCATTCCGATGGTCAACGCCGACTTCGTCAAACAATTTCCCATGTTTTCGCAACTCCTGCATCAGTTCGGACTGTCCACCCTCTTCGAGGTGGCCCCTCAGGGTGAGTGGTTGGTGGATGTGGAGGAGAAGACGTATAACGTGTTCTACGTGCCCGATGCGGTGGGAAGTCCCTATGTGCCGGTCCAGGGGGATTTTGTGTTGAAGTACGGCGTGAAATCGGTCTTGTGTTTCGGCGGGATGTTGCCCTCCCACGATCTGTTCGCCGTCATTCTGTTTTCAAGGACTGCTGTGCCGAGGAGGACCGCGACGCTGTGTAAATCCCTCGCGCTCAGTATGAAGGCTTCCCTGCTGGCCTTCGATGAATCGGCTCTGTCGAAGACGGCCGACGAAGGACGATCGGTGCAGAGGCCGGTCGGTGTGATGCCGGGGCAGGGCGTACAGCGTCGATACCAGTCTCGTGTGGCCGCAGCGGAACAATTGCTGCGGGTCTACGAGGATGCGGTGCGGACGCAATCAGCGGGGGTTGTGCAGGCTCAACAGGCGTTCCGGGAGCGGACCGATGCCCTGGAGCGGTCCGAGCGCGCCCTGCATGAGCAAACCCGTATCGTCAATTCGATTCTGCGCAGCATGGGCGACGGTGTCGTCGTGACCGACGGGGAGGGGCGGTTGGTGGTCGCCAATCCGGCCGTCGAAAGCATTCTCGGGTTTTCACCCGGCACCGTCCCTCCGACGGAATGGCCGCAGAGCTACGAGTTCTTCCACGCCGACACCGTGACGCCGTTTCAGCTTCATGAATGGCCGGTGGCGCGCGCATTGCGCGGGGAAAAAATCGATTGGCTCGAAGTCTATGTGCGCGCCTCGCGCGACGCCCCCGGCCGCTGGATCAGCATCAATGCCCGGTCGATCAAGGACACCGACGGCGTATTGGTCGGGACCGTCGCGGTGTTCCATGACATCACCTGGCTCAAGAGGGCGCAGGACGCACTGTTCGAATCGGAATATCGATTCCGGAGTCTGGTCGAGGGGGCTCGGGATATCATTTTTACTCTCTCGACCGACAGCACCCTTACCTCGCTCAATCCGGCGTTTGAAACCCTCACCAATTGGTCCCGTTCGCAATGGATCGGAGAGCCGCTCACGGCGCTGTTGCATCCCGATGACGCCGGCTTCTGCCAAGATGTGGTGCAGGCGATTCTCGAACGCGGGGCGCCGTTGACCTGTTCCATGCAACTCAGCATGAAGCAAGGCGGGTATGTGACGGGGGAATTCGTAGGTACGCCGCAAATGCGCCAGGGCCGAGTGGTGGGGGTGTTGGGGATCATTCGTGATGTGACCGAACGCCGCCGGATCGAAGATGCGTTACGGGTCAGCGAAGAGCGGTTGCGTTCCATCGTGCAGTCGACCAAGGATGCCATCGTGTTGATCAATGCGCTGATGAAAGTGGCGTTCTGGAACAAAGGTGCCGAGGCGACCTTCGGCTATGCGGCCGAAGAAGTCATCGGGCAGCCCGTCACGATGATCATTCCGGAACGGTACCATGAACAGTTGGAGGGACATGTGCAGCGGGCGCGGATCTTCGAACGGACGCAGATGACGAGCAAGACCTTGGAACTCGTCGGCTTGCGGAAGGAGGGAAGCGAATTTCCGTTGGAATTGAGCCTGACATCCTGGAAGGGAAAGTCCGATCTTTTTTTTACGATCATCATGCGCGACATCAGCGAACGACGCTCGGCGGAAGAGGAATTGGACCGCCTGCATCGACACAATCAGGTCGTCTTGAACTCCGCCGGTGAAGGAATCTACGGGGTGGACCGGGAGGGGCGGTTGACGTTTGTCAATCCGGCGGCGGCCAAGATGTTCGGTTGGGAGGCCGAGGAATTGATCGGGCAGTCCCTGCATGCGTTGGTGCATCGAGCCGACCTCCATGGGGTTCCTTCTCCGGAGCAATCCTGTCCGATCGTGGAAGCGATTACCGGAGGGGAGGTTCGCGAACATGTGGACGGTGCGTTTTGGCGAAAAGACGGGACGAGTTTTTCCGTCGAATATGTGAGTACGCCGATCAGGGAGCGAGGCGACATCGTCGGCGCGGTGGTCGTGTTCAAGGACACGACCGATCGAAAACGCGCCGAAGAACAGCTGCAGGATTCCCTGCGCCGTCTGCGAAAACTCTCCCGCCGCATGGAGGGGATTCGTGAGGAGGAGCGAGGGCGAATCGCGCGCGAATTACATGACGAGTTGGGAGTGGGGTTGACCTGCCTGAAGATCGATCTGTCCCGCCTGGGTGGGTTGCTGGGGGAACGGTCGGCGCCGCGGGATCGCGCCAGGATCGAGGAGAAGATTCGCGGGATGAAGGAACAGGTGGACAGCACGATCACCTCGGTGCAGCGCCTCGTGGCGGAGTTGCGTCCCGGCGTGCTCGACGATCTCGGACTAGTGGCGGCGATCGAATGGCAATGCCGTGATTTTCAACGCCGCACGGGTATCACCTGTCATTGTACGGTCAGCCATGAAGATTTGCGGATCGATCCGGAACATGCCACGGCGGTCTTTCGAATCTGTCAGGAGGCATTGACCAACGTGACCCGACATGCCCAGGCGACGGAGGTGCAGGTGCGGTTGGAGGACCAGGGTGTGGGTCTGTTGTTGCAGGTGAGCGACAACGGACGGGGGATTCCGCAGGATCGGCTCGCCGATGCCAAGTCGTTCGGACTCTTGGGCATGCACGAACGTGCCGGTCTCCTCGGCGGAGACGTCCGGATCGACACTCGGGAGGGGGCTGGGTGCACGATCACGCTGCGCCTGCCCCGTTGA
- a CDS encoding MutT/Nudix family protein, producing MTEAGLIRSAGGVVLRHQAVLLIRVSDGKGRPIWSFPKGRLDAGETPAQAALREVLEETGWRCRIEADLSTTEYWFQREGRRFRKTVVWFKMSPIERAGTPDGEVEDVQWVDRQDALTRLSYASDVTLLSQAIAQGRSAP from the coding sequence ATGACTGAGGCGGGGTTGATTCGGTCGGCGGGCGGGGTCGTCTTACGGCACCAGGCGGTGCTGTTGATCCGTGTGTCAGACGGTAAGGGCCGCCCGATCTGGTCCTTTCCCAAAGGACGATTGGACGCCGGTGAAACGCCGGCCCAGGCCGCGTTGCGTGAGGTGCTGGAAGAAACGGGGTGGCGCTGTCGGATCGAGGCGGACCTCTCGACGACCGAATATTGGTTTCAACGAGAAGGGCGGCGATTCCGTAAAACAGTCGTGTGGTTCAAAATGTCGCCCATCGAACGGGCCGGTACTCCCGACGGGGAAGTCGAGGACGTGCAGTGGGTAGATCGTCAGGACGCGTTGACCCGGCTCAGCTATGCGTCGGACGTGACGCTGTTGTCACAAGCGATCGCGCAAGGGCGTTCTGCTCCATAA
- a CDS encoding Oxidoreductase, short-chain dehydrogenase/reductase family, with amino-acid sequence MSQPRTVVITGASSGIGAACARHLDGLGFTVWAGIRRQEDGDDLARVTSSRLRPLMLDVTDPDSIAAAGRTLAAALGEVGLSGLVNNAGISVAGPLELLPLSDVRTQFEVNLFGALAMTQTLLPLLRRGRGRLVNISSIAGRAATPFLGAYCGSKFALEAMSDALRLELTPWGITVSLVEPGAVQSQIWQRGMMTATRILGEVAPESFQLYAQPLSRMQEVIGRAAKRAIPAETVARAVAHALTATRPHIRYLVGKDARFRALLKWMLPDRAQDRLLAWFFGLRHHTLTGASRIDRGEEHGRKRDGA; translated from the coding sequence ATGTCACAACCGCGTACCGTCGTCATTACTGGAGCCTCTTCGGGAATCGGCGCGGCCTGCGCGCGTCATCTCGATGGACTCGGGTTCACGGTATGGGCCGGTATCCGTCGGCAAGAGGACGGCGACGACCTTGCGCGGGTGACCTCTTCACGTCTCCGCCCGCTGATGCTCGATGTGACCGATCCGGACTCGATCGCTGCGGCCGGACGAACGCTGGCCGCAGCCTTAGGCGAGGTCGGTCTCTCGGGGCTGGTCAACAATGCCGGTATCTCAGTCGCCGGCCCGCTGGAACTGCTGCCGCTTTCCGACGTGCGGACCCAGTTCGAGGTCAACCTGTTCGGGGCGCTCGCGATGACGCAAACCTTGCTGCCGTTGTTGCGAAGGGGACGCGGGCGTCTCGTGAACATCAGTTCCATCGCCGGACGTGCGGCGACTCCGTTCCTTGGCGCCTATTGCGGATCGAAGTTTGCTCTGGAGGCGATGAGCGACGCCTTACGGTTGGAACTGACTCCTTGGGGCATCACGGTCTCCCTGGTGGAACCGGGCGCGGTTCAGTCACAGATCTGGCAACGGGGTATGATGACCGCCACACGCATCCTCGGTGAGGTTGCGCCGGAGTCGTTCCAGCTTTATGCGCAACCCCTGTCTCGAATGCAGGAGGTGATCGGCCGAGCCGCCAAACGCGCGATCCCGGCGGAGACCGTCGCTCGCGCCGTCGCCCATGCGTTGACCGCCACGCGCCCGCATATCCGGTATCTCGTCGGCAAGGATGCACGGTTCAGGGCGTTGTTGAAATGGATGTTGCCCGACCGTGCGCAGGATCGTCTGTTGGCTTGGTTTTTCGGATTGCGACATCACACCTTGACCGGTGCGTCTCGAATCGACCGGGGTGAGGAGCACGGCAGGAAGAGGGACGGAGCATGA